One Candidatus Palauibacter soopunensis DNA window includes the following coding sequences:
- the smpB gene encoding SsrA-binding protein SmpB, translated as MGDRDGVRVIARNRKARHDYEVLEQFEAGIVLRGAEVKSLRDGKASFADSFGRIDGGEAWLHNLHIPPYDKATIDAPDPVRRRKLLLRRREIDRLRSKTRESGLTLVPLDIHFRRGFAKVTLGLARGKKHRDRREDLKRKTMQREAERAKREAARGG; from the coding sequence GTGGGCGATCGCGATGGGGTCCGGGTCATCGCCCGCAACCGGAAGGCTCGCCACGACTACGAGGTGCTCGAGCAGTTCGAGGCGGGGATCGTGCTGCGGGGCGCGGAGGTGAAGTCGCTCCGGGACGGGAAGGCGAGCTTCGCGGACTCGTTCGGGCGGATCGACGGCGGGGAGGCGTGGCTCCATAATCTCCACATTCCTCCGTACGACAAGGCGACGATCGATGCCCCCGATCCGGTGCGTCGGCGAAAGCTCCTGCTCCGGAGAAGGGAGATCGATCGTCTGCGCTCGAAGACGCGGGAGAGCGGGCTGACGCTCGTGCCGCTGGACATCCATTTTCGGCGCGGCTTCGCCAAGGTCACGCTGGGGTTGGCGCGGGGGAAGAAGCACCGGGACCGGCGGGAGGATCTGAAGAGGAAGACGATGCAGCGGGAGGCCGAGCGGGCGAAGAGGGAGGCGGCGCGTGGCGGGTGA